The DNA segment GAGTTAAACGACCCGAAACCCTCGCTACGAACGGCACGCATCCTGCTTTCGCCCGGTGAACCCGTGACTCCGGACCGTAGGAGAGCCATGTCCCCGCCCCTCATCCGACGAGACGCCGAACCCGCATGTCGCCCCCTGCTCGGACTGGCCCTGATCGTCCGCGACGGAGGGCGCCGCTGGACCGACCTCCTCGACGCCGCCCTGGAGTGGGTCGACGAGATCGTCGTCGGCGACACCGGGAGCCGCGACGGGAGCGACGGGCAGGCCGCCCGACGCGGCTGCCGCGTCTTCCCGCTCCCCTGGACCGACGACTTCAGCGCCGCGCGCAACGCGGTGCTCGAACGCTGCCGGGCCCGCTGGATCCTGGTCCTGGACGCCGACGAGATCCTGTGCCGCGCCGACTGGCAGGCCCTGCGGGCCTGGGTCGAAGTCGGCGACAGCGCGGGGACCCCGGTCGCCGGCACCCTGACGACCCGCAACTATCTGGCAGCGCCCTACGGCCGACGCGGCTGGGCGCCCGTTCCGGACCCCGACCCCCATGGCCTGCCGGAGGGGGCGCCTGCTCCGGGATACGTGCCGACGTGCAAGGTCCGCGTCTTTCCCAACGATCCGCGCATCCGTTTCCGCGGCGCCATCCACGAGACCGTCGAGTCCAGCCTGTGGGAAGCCCACGTCACCGCGGTGGACCTGCCCTGGCCGGTCCACCACTTCGGCTATCTGGACGAGGACCCGGCCAAGGCACGCCACTACCTCAGCCTGGCCCACCGCAAGACCACCGAACAGCCCCACGACGCCCAGGCCTGGGCCGAGCTGGCCGAGTGCGCCCTCAAGTGCGGGGAAGCGACCCAGGCCCGTGTCGCCATCGACCGATCCCTCGTCCTGCAACCCGGCCACCCCGATCGCGCCCTGACCGCGGGCTGGCTGCGGCTCGAAGCCGGGGAACTGGCCGAGGCGGAGGATCTGCTCGCCCGGGTCATGTCGCACCACGAAGCCGGCTCCCCCCTCGTCGCCGAGGCGGCCCACCTGCGCGCCCAGATCGCGCTGCGACGTGACGACGCGCAGCGCTCCGCGCGACTGCTCGCCGTCGCCATCCGACTGTTTCCCGCCAACGGGCACTTCCAGAACACGCTGGGAACGTTGCATCTCTCCCTCGGGCGGCCCGCTCCCGCCCGGGAGGCCTTCCTGCGCGCCGCCGCGGCCCTGCCGGGAGTGGCCGCTCCCTGCCGCAACCTGGCTCTCCTGCATGCCCACCTGGGCGATGACGAGCAGGCCGCCGTCTGGCAGGACGAGGCCGACCAGCGCTCGGCACTCCGTCCGGCCTGCGCCAGGCAAGACGAAACCCCCGCCGGCGCGATCGCCTGACGGGGGTTCGGGGCCCGTGGGCCCGGTGTCCCGGATACCGGCTCTAGTTGCCGAGCTTCTTCCACACCGCCGTCATGTTCATGCCGCCGGACTCCGCGATCTGGGCGTGCTTGCGCGCCGTCTCGCCGTCGCCGAGGTTGCTGCAGGCGATGCCCATGTAGGCGTGGGCCAGCATGTTCTGCGGATCGATCTCCAGCGCCTTGCCGCAGGCGGTGCGCCCGGCGTCGTACTGGCCGAAGCGGCAGAAGAGGCGGCCCTGGCGGGCGTAGGCCTCGGCCTGGTCCGGATCGAGCGACAGCACCTGGCCGTACGTGGTGAAGGCCTCACGCAGCTTGTCCTGCTTCTCGAAGACCTGGCCCAGCGAAAGCCAGAGGTCGGCGTTCTCCGGATCGCCGGAAATGAACTTCAGGCACTCGTCCTCGGCTTCGGCCGGCTTGTTCTGCTCGACCAGGCCACCGACGACCCGCACCTTGGGCAGGGTCGCGTCGGGCGCCAGCGTCACCGCCGTCCGGAACGATTCCATGCCCGACTTGGGCCAGCCCAGCCGGAAGTAGATCTCGCCCATGCGCACGTGGCCGTCGACCGACTCGGGGTCGATCACCAGGGCCTCGCGGGTGACGGACTCGGCGCGCGCCATGCGGTCCTGGGCCTCGTAGACCTCGCCGAGGGTGATCAGCAGGTCGGCCGAGGCGTTGGCCTTGTTGCGCCCGATCTCGAGGATCTCCTCGGCCGACTTGAGGTCGCCGCGGGCGATCAGGAAGTCGGCGTAGGCCGTGTAGGACGCCGGATCGGTCGGGTTCTCGGCGATGAGGGCCTGGCCGGCGATGCGGCTGGAAACGTCCTGGGCCGGTGCCGTGGGCCCCGTCAGCAGAAGGATCAGCAGCGGCAGGCCGGTGGTGGCGAGTCGAGTCAGGGGGCTGCGGTTCATGTTCGGTGCTCCCGGCGGAGGGGTGGCGAATCGGCTGCCGCGGCGGGCAGGGTGCCCGCCGGACAGGTCTCGGTCGTTCCGCGTGGTTTCCCGTCGGGGTCGCGGAGGTCGTTTCGCCCCTGCCCTATCAAGATCGATGCCAGACCCCGCAGCCGCCAGACCCGCCGGGACGCCCGTTTCGCGGGCCGCTGCGCCCGGAACCGAAACCGCGCCGGAAAAAACCGGGACCCCGCTTCCGGGGCCCCGGCAAAGGTTGCCCCCACGGCGAGGGCCGGCGGCCATTGCGGCGGCCTCTAGCCCAGCATCCGCTCCACGTCGGCCACGGCCGCGTCGGCCTGGTCGACCAGCTCCTGCAGGATGTCCCGCAGGGGCTGCTTCTTCTTCAGCATGCCCACCGACTGGCCCGCCATAAGCGACCCGTGCTCGACATCGCCGTCGACGGCGGCGTTCCGCAGGGAGCCGACCCAGTACTCCTCGACCTTGAACTGGGCCTCCTGACGGCCGATCTCCTCCTTCTTCAGCTTCTCGAGCAGTTCGAGCTGGAGTTCGCCGAAGTGGCTCATGGCGTGGTTGTTCAGGGCCCGCACCGACACCACGGGCAGCTTGTGGCTGTACTGGGGCGTCGAGATGGCCTCGCGCGCCCGGGCCTTGATGAACACGTCCTTGAACTTCTCGTGGGCGTTGCATTCGTCGGCCAGCACGAAGCGGGTGCCCATCTGGGCCCCGGCCGCCCCCATCAGGCCCAGGTGGGCGATCATCTTGCCGTGGGAGATGCCGCCCGCCACGAAGATGGGCAGCTCGTCGCCGAACTCGTAGAGGATCTCCTGGAGGAGCACCACCGTGGAGACATGGCCGATGTGGCCGCCGGCTTCGCTGCCCTCGAGGATCAGGGCGTCGGCCCCGTAGCTGATCATGCGGCGGGCGATGGAGTCCGTCGAGGCGAAGCAGAGCACCTTGGCGCCGCTCTCCTTGGCCTTCTCGACCTCCGAGCCGCGCGGCAGTGAACCAGCGAACACGATGTGCCCCACCTTCTTGCGGCAGAG comes from the bacterium genome and includes:
- a CDS encoding tetratricopeptide repeat protein, with product MSPPLIRRDAEPACRPLLGLALIVRDGGRRWTDLLDAALEWVDEIVVGDTGSRDGSDGQAARRGCRVFPLPWTDDFSAARNAVLERCRARWILVLDADEILCRADWQALRAWVEVGDSAGTPVAGTLTTRNYLAAPYGRRGWAPVPDPDPHGLPEGAPAPGYVPTCKVRVFPNDPRIRFRGAIHETVESSLWEAHVTAVDLPWPVHHFGYLDEDPAKARHYLSLAHRKTTEQPHDAQAWAELAECALKCGEATQARVAIDRSLVLQPGHPDRALTAGWLRLEAGELAEAEDLLARVMSHHEAGSPLVAEAAHLRAQIALRRDDAQRSARLLAVAIRLFPANGHFQNTLGTLHLSLGRPAPAREAFLRAAAALPGVAAPCRNLALLHAHLGDDEQAAVWQDEADQRSALRPACARQDETPAGAIA
- a CDS encoding tetratricopeptide repeat protein, with the translated sequence MNRSPLTRLATTGLPLLILLLTGPTAPAQDVSSRIAGQALIAENPTDPASYTAYADFLIARGDLKSAEEILEIGRNKANASADLLITLGEVYEAQDRMARAESVTREALVIDPESVDGHVRMGEIYFRLGWPKSGMESFRTAVTLAPDATLPKVRVVGGLVEQNKPAEAEDECLKFISGDPENADLWLSLGQVFEKQDKLREAFTTYGQVLSLDPDQAEAYARQGRLFCRFGQYDAGRTACGKALEIDPQNMLAHAYMGIACSNLGDGETARKHAQIAESGGMNMTAVWKKLGN
- a CDS encoding nitronate monooxygenase, with amino-acid sequence MSAHDPVRATDRLNRIWGRGKEFLGTELPIMCGAMTWISDPDLVSRMSNLGAFGVLAAGNMPPELFEQYVDRTRELTDRPFAGNVITIAPNYLEHLDILCRKKVGHIVFAGSLPRGSEVEKAKESGAKVLCFASTDSIARRMISYGADALILEGSEAGGHIGHVSTVVLLQEILYEFGDELPIFVAGGISHGKMIAHLGLMGAAGAQMGTRFVLADECNAHEKFKDVFIKARAREAISTPQYSHKLPVVSVRALNNHAMSHFGELQLELLEKLKKEEIGRQEAQFKVEEYWVGSLRNAAVDGDVEHGSLMAGQSVGMLKKKQPLRDILQELVDQADAAVADVERMLG